The following nucleotide sequence is from Tardiphaga alba.
TATGCAGCGTTGAATCGCGTCTGCCTATTCCAATTGCAGGACAGACGGGTTATGCGAGACCGTCCTGTGAAATCCCGGCATCGACATGCCGGAGCAAGACGAAAATCATCTTAGAAGAAGTCCAGTCATTCGACAGAGACTTCCAGACATCATCGAAAATCGACATGCGACTATCCATCGCCGATGCGGTGAAGACGTCAGGCATGCGATGGCCAGATGATATCCAATTAATGATGCGGCGCTGATCCTGACATGTCATGGTCCGGCGTCGTCGCTTGAAACGAGGAAAAAGCTATGAACAGGCGTGAATTTGCGAAGATGATGGGTGTGAGCGCTGTGGCTCTGTCCGGCATTCCGCTGGGCATTACGCGTGTGGCCGGCCAGACCAAGGGCGGTACGCTCAATACGATCATTCAGCCGGAGCCGCCGATCCTCGTCACGGCGCTGAACCAGCAGCAGCCGACGCTCACGCTTGGTGGCAAGATCTATGAGAGCCTGCTGCGCTACTCGCCGGATCTCAAGCCGCTGCCGGGTCTCGCGCAGTCCTGGGAAGTCGGCGCCGACGGCCTGACCTACACCTTCAAGCTTTTCCCCAATGTCACCTTCCATGACGGCAAGCCGCTGACCTCGGCAGACGTCGCGTTCTCCATGACCAAGATGCTGCCGGAGACGCATGCCCGTGCGCGCGCGATCTATTCGCGCATCGAGAGCGCCGAGACGCCCGATCCGCTCACCGTGATCTTCAAGCTGAAGGCGCCGTTCGCGCCGTTCCTCACCGCGCTCGACTGCACCACCGGCCCGATCGTGCCGAAGCACATCTATGACGGTTCGGACTACCGCAAGAACCCGGCCAATGCGCAGGCCATCGGTTCGGGTCCGTTCAAGCTGAAGGAATGGGTCAAGGGCTCCCACGTCCATCTCGTGCGTCACGAAGGCTATTACCGCAAGGACGAGCCGTATCTCGACGAAGTCATCTATCGCATCATTCCGGACGCCGCATCGCGCTCGGTGGCGTTGGAGCAGGGCAAGATCAATCTCACGCAGTGGAACGACATCGAGTTCTACGACGTGGCGCGCTTGTCCAAGCTACCGAACTACGAGATGACCACCAAGGGCTACGAGTATTTTGCCCCGCATCAGTGGCTGGAGCTCAACAACCGCGTCAAGCCGATGGACGACAAGCGCTTCCGTCAGGCGATCGCGCACGCGCTCGATCTGAAGTCGATGGCCGCCCGCGTCTATTTCGGCCTGCCCA
It contains:
- a CDS encoding ABC transporter substrate-binding protein, which codes for MNRREFAKMMGVSAVALSGIPLGITRVAGQTKGGTLNTIIQPEPPILVTALNQQQPTLTLGGKIYESLLRYSPDLKPLPGLAQSWEVGADGLTYTFKLFPNVTFHDGKPLTSADVAFSMTKMLPETHARARAIYSRIESAETPDPLTVIFKLKAPFAPFLTALDCTTGPIVPKHIYDGSDYRKNPANAQAIGSGPFKLKEWVKGSHVHLVRHEGYYRKDEPYLDEVIYRIIPDAASRSVALEQGKINLTQWNDIEFYDVARLSKLPNYEMTTKGYEYFAPHQWLELNNRVKPMDDKRFRQAIAHALDLKSMAARVYFGLPKIATGPVSSKTRFYEKDVKRYDYSLEKAKALLDEMGLKPGADGKRVTLKYLIPPYGEVYQRAGEFIRQSLGRAGIDIQLENTDVGGWADKFSNWDYEITGNLVYQFGDPALGVSRTYISSNIKKGILFSNTAGYSNPEVDRLFDEAASTIDEAKRQELYSKVQKILVEDVPVVWMFEAAYPTFIDKRLKNVISTGVGIHESFSSVYFG